CCTGCTCACGATGCTGCGGCTTATCCACAGCTACCACAGACTGCCGCTCAAGTAATTGCAGGAGCAATTCATAATGCACATGGGAGGGAAGTGGAATCGCAGACATTGGGAAAACCTCACCACACCTAAGGGCTATTGAATCATTTGCTTCAGCGCAATTCCAGGATCAGGCTGCTTCATGAAAGACTCCCCAATTAGTACCGCATTTGCACCTGATGCCGCAACTTTAAGCAAATCTTCAGGTTGGTGAATTCCCGATTCACTTACTACTGTAATACCACGTTCACTTAATTGTGTCCCTCTTGCGGCCAACAACTCACAGGTCGTTTGCAGATCCACATTGAAAGTAGTCAGATCACGGTTATTGATCCCCAGCAATTCCACACCATCTAAAGCAAGCACCCGATCGAACTCGGCCTGGTCATGCACTTCAACCAGCGCCGTCATCCCTAACTTCTTCGTAATCTTGAGAAAGTACTGCAAATCCTTATCGGATAAAATTGCCGCAATCAAGAGTACGGCATCCGCACCATGCAACTTTGCCCACTGAATTTGGTAGGGATAAATAATAAAATCTTTGCACAACAGCGGTAAATCGACCGCCGCCCGAATCAACTTGAGATTTTCGAAGCCGCCTTGGAAGAATTTCTTATCCGTCAAGACGGAAAGACAAGCTGCACCACCTTGTTGATAAGACTGCGCGATCGCCACCGGGTCAAAGTCCGCCCGAATGACGCCTTTACTCGGCGAAGCCTTCTTCACCTCAGCAATCACGGCCGGAGGTTTAGCCACCGCTGTTAGTGCTGCCAGAAAATCTTTGCGGGCGGGCGCATTGAGCAATTGCCGTTGTACTTCATGGAGCGGCAGTTTTTCCCGAAATTGATCGACTTCCTTCTCTTTCTGCCAAACAATTTCTTCGAGAATATTTTGCGGATCAGCGTCAGGTGCAGCAATTTGATAGAGCATGTACGCAACGTTGACAGCGGGATTTGGCGGACGGCGACGGATTTGCATGAGGTAACTTGGAAGTTTTAAAGAACCAATTGATCGCCCGGAGGCAAAATTGCCTCCGGGCATCGCATCTGAGCATATTGGGCTTAGTGACCCGCACCCGCACCCGCCGCCCGCTTGAAGGCTTCATCGAGCACTTCGCACAGCGTCGGATGGGTATGGACGGAGAACGCCAACGATTGCACCGGTGTCTTTTGCACCATTGCGTTCGCCGCCTCCTGAATCAAATCCGCCGCATGAATTCCAAAAATATGCACCCCCAGGAGTTGGCCATTGTCTGGCCGGAAAATCACCTTTGCAATCCCGTCCGTTTCGCCTTCCGCGATCGCTTTCGCATTCGCCTTGAAATATGTCCGTACGGCACTGACTTCGAACCCTTCCGCTTTCCCCTTGGCTTTGGCTTGTGGTTCAGTCAGACCCACAAAACTCACTTCTGGATGCGTGAAAGCCGCCGCCGGAATGCTGTTGTAATCCACCACACGCGGACGACCACAGATGGTTTCAACGACTGCTACACCTTGGGCTGAAGCCGTATGTGCGAGCATCAACTTCCCGGTCGCATCACCGATCGCCCACAGATGCTCAATCGGCTGATCACCTTTAACGACGTTCAACTGATCCGTCACCGGGATGTAGCCCCGCTGCAACTCGACACCAAGTTTATCCAAAGCCAAATCTTGCGTCACTGGCACTCGACCCGTTGCAATCAAGCAAGCATCAACTTCGAGGGTGTCAACTAGCTCTTTGGTTTTCGCATCCGATAGCTCAATCACCACCGGCGAGCCCGGAATAATCTTGGTCGCTAACACACCCGTCTTCGTTTCAATATCACGGGGACTAATCAGCGTTCGCTGGGCCACCTTCGCAATATCGGGATCAAAGGTTGGCATCAACTGCGGCAAACCCTCAATCATCGTAATTTCGGAACCTAAGGCGGAATAGATGTCCGCAAATTCCAACCCGATATAACCACTCCCAATAATCGCAATCCACTGGGGTAAGGATTCCAGCTTTACGGCATGATCGCTCGTAAAAACTGTGGTGCCATCAATTTCGCAACCCGGGGGCACAAATGGGGTAGACCCCGTCGCGATGATCACATCCTTCGCCGTAATCGACTTCTCAATGCCATCCGGGGTAGCAACACTCACTTTCTGCGCCGCCACGACTTTACCCCAACCCTGGAGCACGTCAACCCCGAGGCGCTTGAGACTACCAATTAGGCCTTCCCGTTGCTTCGTCACAACCATTTCAGCATGACCCGCAATCGCATCACGATCGAACCCAACACCACCAACCTCAATACCTAAGGCCTTCAGGTGATGTGCATCACGCAATTCACGCACCTTACCAGAAGCAGCAAGCAGCGCTTTCGAAGGAATACAGCCACGGTTAACGCAGGTGCCGCCCATTTCGCCACCTTCCACGATCGCTGTTTTGAGG
The window above is part of the Romeriopsis navalis LEGE 11480 genome. Proteins encoded here:
- the trpC gene encoding indole-3-glycerol phosphate synthase TrpC gives rise to the protein MQIRRRPPNPAVNVAYMLYQIAAPDADPQNILEEIVWQKEKEVDQFREKLPLHEVQRQLLNAPARKDFLAALTAVAKPPAVIAEVKKASPSKGVIRADFDPVAIAQSYQQGGAACLSVLTDKKFFQGGFENLKLIRAAVDLPLLCKDFIIYPYQIQWAKLHGADAVLLIAAILSDKDLQYFLKITKKLGMTALVEVHDQAEFDRVLALDGVELLGINNRDLTTFNVDLQTTCELLAARGTQLSERGITVVSESGIHQPEDLLKVAASGANAVLIGESFMKQPDPGIALKQMIQ
- the lpdA gene encoding dihydrolipoyl dehydrogenase, encoding MTQAFDYDLLIIGAGVGGHGAALHAVACGLKTAIVEGGEMGGTCVNRGCIPSKALLAASGKVRELRDAHHLKALGIEVGGVGFDRDAIAGHAEMVVTKQREGLIGSLKRLGVDVLQGWGKVVAAQKVSVATPDGIEKSITAKDVIIATGSTPFVPPGCEIDGTTVFTSDHAVKLESLPQWIAIIGSGYIGLEFADIYSALGSEITMIEGLPQLMPTFDPDIAKVAQRTLISPRDIETKTGVLATKIIPGSPVVIELSDAKTKELVDTLEVDACLIATGRVPVTQDLALDKLGVELQRGYIPVTDQLNVVKGDQPIEHLWAIGDATGKLMLAHTASAQGVAVVETICGRPRVVDYNSIPAAAFTHPEVSFVGLTEPQAKAKGKAEGFEVSAVRTYFKANAKAIAEGETDGIAKVIFRPDNGQLLGVHIFGIHAADLIQEAANAMVQKTPVQSLAFSVHTHPTLCEVLDEAFKRAAGAGAGH